One genomic region from Mycobacterium basiliense encodes:
- a CDS encoding PadR family transcriptional regulator: MNNLFTPPGGPFGARPGFGFGPGPAQRRALHSARRHARREFFEHLRDHDGGHDGPLGFGPGFAPGFGFGFGPGSPRGGWRRGGPGRGRRGDVRAAILVLLSEQPMHGYEMIQQIAERSNGLWRPSPGSVYPTLQLLDDEGLITASAPDGSKKLFELTDDGRAAADKVQTPPWDEIAEGVDPGHINLRTAMRQLIGAVMQSAHTASAEQQQRIVDIINNARREIYGILGED, encoded by the coding sequence ATGAACAACCTCTTCACCCCTCCCGGCGGGCCGTTCGGTGCCCGTCCGGGATTCGGCTTCGGTCCCGGGCCGGCACAGCGGCGCGCGCTGCACAGCGCTCGACGGCATGCCCGGCGTGAATTCTTCGAACACCTCCGCGACCACGACGGCGGCCACGACGGACCCTTGGGGTTCGGCCCGGGCTTTGCTCCGGGCTTCGGCTTCGGCTTCGGCCCCGGCAGCCCACGAGGCGGCTGGCGCCGTGGTGGACCAGGCCGGGGACGACGCGGCGATGTCCGGGCGGCCATCCTGGTGCTGCTGAGCGAACAACCGATGCACGGCTACGAGATGATCCAGCAGATCGCCGAACGCAGCAACGGGTTGTGGCGGCCCAGCCCCGGTTCGGTCTATCCCACGCTGCAGCTACTCGATGACGAGGGACTGATCACCGCCAGCGCGCCCGACGGCAGCAAAAAGCTTTTCGAACTGACCGATGACGGCCGTGCGGCCGCCGATAAGGTGCAGACGCCACCGTGGGATGAGATCGCCGAAGGCGTCGACCCCGGTCACATCAACTTGCGGACGGCCATGCGCCAGCTGATCGGCGCGGTCATGCAATCGGCCCACACCGCAAGCGCCGAGCAACAGCAGCGCATTGTCGACATCATCAACAACGCCCGACGCGAGATCTACGGCATCCTGGGCGAGGACTGA
- the glpK gene encoding glycerol kinase GlpK, with translation MDHHGRLHPVFDVTRGEQLADFVASIDQGTTSTRCMIFDHQGAEVARHQLEHEQILPRAGWVEHNPVEIWERTASVLMSVLNATDLSPKDLAALGITNQRETTLVWNKKTGRPYYNAIVWQDTRTDRIASALDRDGRGDVIRRKAGLPPATYFSGGKLQWILENVDGVRAAAERGDALFGTPDTWVLWNLTGGPRGGVHATDVTNASRTMLMDLETLDWDDELLSFFAIPRAMLPTIEPSSPLQPYGVTLDSGPLGGEVPVTGVVGDQHAAMVGQVCLSAGEAKNTYGTGNFLLLNTGETIVRSNNGLLTTVCYQFGDAKPVYALEGSIAVTGSAVQWLRDQLGIISGASQSEALARQVADNGGVYFVPAFSGLFAPYWRSDARGAIVGLSRFNTNAHLARATLEAICYQSRDVVDAMEADSGVRLEVLKVDGGITTNDLCMQIQADVLGVDVVRPVVAETTALGAAYAAGLAVGFWADPSDLRANWQEDKRWTPQWTDEERATGYAGWRKAVQRTLDWVDVS, from the coding sequence ATAGACCATCATGGACGATTACATCCAGTCTTCGATGTCACCCGAGGAGAGCAGTTGGCCGACTTCGTAGCCTCCATCGATCAGGGCACCACCAGCACCCGCTGCATGATCTTCGATCACCAAGGCGCCGAGGTGGCCCGCCACCAGCTCGAGCATGAACAGATCCTGCCCCGCGCCGGCTGGGTCGAACACAATCCGGTGGAGATCTGGGAGCGTACCGCGTCCGTATTGATGTCGGTGCTCAACGCGACCGATTTGTCGCCGAAAGACCTTGCTGCGCTAGGCATTACCAACCAGCGCGAGACCACCCTGGTATGGAACAAGAAGACCGGCCGGCCCTACTACAACGCGATCGTCTGGCAGGACACTCGCACCGACCGTATCGCGTCGGCCCTGGACCGCGATGGCCGCGGGGACGTGATCCGACGCAAGGCGGGGTTGCCCCCGGCCACCTACTTCTCCGGTGGGAAGTTGCAGTGGATCCTGGAGAACGTCGACGGGGTACGTGCCGCCGCCGAACGCGGCGATGCGCTGTTCGGGACGCCGGACACCTGGGTGTTGTGGAATCTGACCGGCGGGCCGCGTGGTGGCGTACACGCGACCGACGTGACCAACGCCAGCCGGACCATGCTGATGGATTTGGAAACGCTGGACTGGGACGACGAGCTGCTGTCGTTCTTCGCCATCCCCCGCGCGATGCTGCCCACGATCGAGCCGTCCTCACCGCTGCAGCCCTACGGTGTCACGCTGGATTCCGGGCCGCTCGGGGGCGAGGTGCCAGTCACCGGAGTGGTCGGCGATCAGCACGCGGCGATGGTTGGCCAGGTGTGTCTGAGCGCTGGGGAAGCAAAGAATACCTATGGCACCGGCAACTTTCTGTTGCTGAACACCGGTGAGACGATCGTGCGATCGAACAACGGCTTGCTGACCACCGTGTGCTACCAGTTCGGGGATGCCAAACCCGTATACGCCCTTGAGGGTTCGATCGCGGTGACCGGTTCGGCCGTGCAGTGGTTGCGTGACCAGCTGGGCATCATCAGTGGTGCCTCGCAAAGCGAGGCTCTGGCACGGCAGGTCGCCGACAACGGTGGGGTGTATTTCGTGCCAGCGTTTTCGGGGTTGTTCGCCCCGTATTGGCGCTCCGATGCGCGCGGCGCGATCGTGGGACTGTCCCGATTCAACACCAACGCACATCTGGCCCGGGCGACGCTGGAAGCCATCTGCTACCAAAGCCGCGATGTGGTGGACGCCATGGAAGCCGATTCCGGAGTGCGCCTTGAGGTGTTGAAGGTCGACGGCGGCATCACCACCAATGACCTGTGCATGCAAATCCAGGCCGACGTGCTGGGTGTGGACGTGGTGCGGCCGGTGGTTGCCGAAACCACCGCCCTGGGTGCGGCCTATGCCGCGGGTTTGGCCGTCGGCTTCTGGGCGGACCCGTCTGACCTGCGGGCCAATTGGCAAGAGGACAAACGCTGGACGCCGCAGTGGACCGACGAGGAACGCGCCACGGGGTATGCGGGCTGGCGCAAGGCGGTGCAGCGGACCCTGGATTGGGTTGACGTGTCGTAA
- a CDS encoding glutamate--cysteine ligase — protein MGEEVERTTYDRAHRREYRRKVQLCVDVFETMLHRCRFDSDRPLTGMEIECNLVDGQYQPAMSNRSVLDAIADPAYQTELGAFNIELNVPPRPLPGHTGLDLEKEVRASLNDAEQKASSGGAHIVMIGILPTLMPEHLADGWMSESTRYSALNDSIFDARGEDIPINISGPEPLRWQAASIAPESACTSMQLHLQVAPADFAANWNAAQMLAGPQLALGANSPYFFGHRLWPETRIELFTQSTDTRPEELKTQGVRPRVWFGEQWITSILDLFKENIRYFPSLLPEVSEEDPVAELAAGKIPELAELRLHNGTVYRWNRPVYDIVDVDGVRRPHLRLENRVLPAGPTVIDMLANSAFYYGTLRSLSEADRPLWSTMAFSAAQSNFLAAARQGLDARLHWPGLGEVTAPELVLDTLLPMAHEGLRRWGVDAVVRERFLGVIEGRAKTGRNGASWQVTTVDALQGQGMSRREALAEMLRRYCKHMHANEPVHTWPQ, from the coding sequence GTGGGCGAAGAGGTCGAGCGCACTACGTATGACCGCGCACACCGGCGGGAATACCGGCGCAAAGTCCAACTTTGTGTGGACGTCTTCGAAACGATGCTGCATCGGTGCCGCTTCGATTCCGACCGCCCGCTCACCGGCATGGAGATCGAATGCAACCTGGTCGACGGCCAGTACCAGCCCGCCATGTCGAATCGCTCCGTGTTGGACGCGATCGCGGATCCGGCCTACCAGACCGAATTGGGCGCGTTCAACATCGAACTCAACGTCCCGCCCCGCCCGCTCCCCGGCCACACCGGCCTGGACCTGGAAAAAGAGGTGCGAGCCAGCCTCAACGATGCCGAGCAGAAGGCCAGCTCCGGTGGCGCCCACATCGTCATGATCGGCATCCTGCCCACCCTGATGCCCGAACACCTAGCCGATGGCTGGATGAGCGAATCGACGCGCTACAGCGCGCTGAATGACTCGATCTTCGACGCCCGCGGCGAGGACATCCCGATCAACATTTCAGGTCCGGAGCCATTGCGCTGGCAAGCCGCCTCCATTGCACCCGAATCAGCTTGCACCAGTATGCAATTGCATCTGCAAGTCGCACCGGCAGATTTTGCCGCCAACTGGAACGCGGCCCAGATGCTGGCCGGCCCACAGCTCGCGTTGGGCGCCAATTCGCCCTACTTCTTTGGCCACCGACTCTGGCCGGAGACTCGGATCGAACTGTTCACCCAATCCACCGACACCCGCCCCGAAGAGCTGAAGACCCAGGGGGTGCGACCCCGGGTGTGGTTCGGTGAGCAGTGGATCACCTCCATCCTCGACCTGTTCAAGGAGAACATCCGCTACTTTCCGTCGCTGCTTCCCGAAGTGTCCGAGGAGGACCCGGTCGCCGAGCTTGCCGCTGGGAAAATCCCCGAACTCGCCGAACTGCGGTTGCACAACGGCACGGTGTACCGGTGGAACCGGCCGGTGTACGACATCGTGGACGTGGACGGGGTCCGGCGGCCGCATCTCCGGTTGGAGAACCGCGTGCTGCCTGCCGGACCCACCGTCATCGACATGTTGGCGAATTCCGCCTTCTACTACGGCACGCTCCGGAGTCTGTCCGAAGCGGATCGGCCGCTGTGGTCGACGATGGCATTCTCTGCGGCACAATCGAATTTCCTCGCAGCGGCCCGACAAGGCCTCGACGCCCGGCTGCACTGGCCGGGCCTGGGCGAGGTGACCGCACCGGAGTTGGTGTTGGATACCTTGCTGCCGATGGCCCACGAGGGCCTGCGACGGTGGGGTGTCGACGCTGTCGTGCGTGAGCGGTTCCTGGGTGTTATCGAGGGCCGTGCCAAGACCGGCCGCAACGGCGCTAGCTGGCAGGTGACGACCGTTGACGCGTTGCAGGGCCAGGGGATGAGTCGCCGCGAGGCATTGGCCGAGATGCTGCGCCGATACTGCAAACACATGCACGCCAACGAGCCGGTCCATACCTGGCCTCAGTAA
- a CDS encoding class I SAM-dependent methyltransferase: protein MTSGLIDWEGAYREQGAFDGPPPWNIGEPQPELAALIASGKVRSDVLDAGCGYAELSLTLAAEGYTVVGIDITQAAIEAATKAAQERELTTASFQQADITSFTGYDGRFSTVIDSTLFHSLPVEGRDGYLSAIHRAAAPGADYYVLVFARGAFPAELETKPNEVDEGELRAAVSKYWEIDEIRPAYIHANVPPMPQLPAPPIEFPPHDRDEKGRVKFPAYLLTAHKA, encoded by the coding sequence ATGACTTCAGGCTTGATCGACTGGGAGGGCGCCTACCGCGAGCAGGGAGCGTTCGACGGCCCACCGCCCTGGAATATCGGTGAGCCGCAGCCGGAGCTGGCGGCGTTGATCGCGTCCGGAAAGGTGCGCAGCGACGTGCTCGACGCCGGATGCGGGTATGCCGAACTATCGTTGACGCTGGCCGCCGAGGGTTACACGGTGGTCGGCATCGATATCACACAGGCGGCCATCGAGGCCGCCACCAAGGCGGCCCAGGAACGCGAGTTGACCACGGCGAGCTTCCAACAAGCCGACATCACGTCGTTCACCGGCTATGACGGCCGCTTTTCGACGGTGATCGACAGCACGCTATTTCACTCGTTGCCAGTAGAGGGCCGCGACGGCTACCTAAGCGCGATACACCGTGCGGCGGCCCCGGGAGCCGACTACTACGTGTTGGTATTCGCCAGGGGCGCCTTTCCGGCCGAATTGGAGACCAAGCCCAACGAAGTCGACGAGGGTGAGTTGCGGGCCGCGGTCAGCAAGTACTGGGAGATCGACGAGATCCGGCCCGCGTACATCCATGCCAATGTCCCCCCGATGCCGCAGCTGCCCGCACCACCGATCGAGTTTCCGCCGCATGACCGCGACGAGAAGGGCCGGGTAAAGTTCCCCGCCTACCTACTCACCGCGCACAAGGCCTAG
- the egtE gene encoding ergothioneine biosynthesis PLP-dependent enzyme EgtE — protein MSEATPLADRWRAARPPVAGLHLDNAACSRQSFAVLQAAAQHALHEAEVGGYVAAEAAAPVLDAGRAAVATLCGSPDAEVVFTTGSLHALDLLLGSWPGERRRLACLPGEYGPNLAVMAAHGFDVRLLPTLDDGRLALDDAAFQLEEDPPDLVHLTPVASHRGTVQPLPMMAKLCAELGLPLVVDAAQALGQVDCAVAADVTYSSSRKWIAGPRGVGVLAVRPELMERLTPRLPPPGWAPTLSVAERLQFGEANIAARVGFSLAVGEHLACGPKLIRARLAELGGITRTLLADVDGWFVAEEVDEPSAITTLVAADGVDAAAVRAWLLTERRIVTTYASVERAPHELAAPVLRISPHVDTTAEELEVFAEALIAATAAS, from the coding sequence GTGAGCGAAGCGACTCCTCTGGCCGACCGGTGGCGGGCGGCCCGCCCCCCGGTTGCCGGACTGCATTTGGACAATGCGGCCTGCTCACGCCAAAGTTTCGCGGTGCTTCAGGCCGCCGCCCAGCACGCGCTACACGAGGCTGAGGTCGGCGGCTACGTTGCGGCCGAAGCCGCCGCGCCGGTGCTTGATGCGGGTCGCGCCGCCGTCGCGACATTGTGCGGCTCGCCTGACGCCGAGGTGGTGTTCACTACCGGTTCCCTGCACGCCTTGGATTTGCTGTTGGGCAGTTGGCCGGGCGAGCGTCGGAGGCTGGCCTGCCTGCCCGGTGAGTACGGCCCGAATCTGGCTGTGATGGCCGCGCATGGATTCGACGTGCGTCTGCTGCCGACTCTGGATGACGGCAGGCTGGCGCTGGACGATGCGGCGTTCCAGCTGGAGGAGGACCCGCCCGACTTGGTTCACCTGACTCCCGTGGCCAGCCACCGGGGCACCGTGCAGCCGCTGCCAATGATGGCGAAGCTGTGCGCTGAGCTGGGGCTGCCGCTGGTTGTTGATGCCGCTCAGGCGCTTGGGCAGGTGGACTGCGCCGTAGCTGCCGACGTCACCTATTCGTCGTCGCGCAAATGGATCGCGGGACCACGCGGTGTCGGGGTGTTGGCCGTGCGGCCCGAGCTGATGGAACGGCTGACACCGCGGCTGCCGCCGCCGGGCTGGGCGCCGACGCTGTCGGTGGCTGAACGGCTACAGTTCGGGGAGGCCAATATTGCTGCGCGCGTGGGTTTTTCACTGGCCGTGGGGGAGCATTTGGCGTGTGGGCCGAAACTGATCCGGGCCCGCCTGGCGGAGTTGGGCGGCATCACCCGGACCCTGCTGGCCGATGTCGATGGCTGGTTCGTCGCCGAAGAGGTAGACGAGCCCAGCGCCATCACGACGCTGGTCGCGGCCGACGGCGTCGACGCCGCGGCGGTGCGGGCCTGGTTGCTCACGGAGCGTCGAATCGTAACGACCTACGCCAGTGTGGAGCGTGCTCCGCACGAGTTGGCGGCGCCGGTGCTGCGGATTTCACCGCACGTCGATACCACCGCCGAAGAGTTGGAGGTATTCGCCGAGGCGCTGATCGCCGCGACCGCCGCGAGCTGA
- the egtD gene encoding L-histidine N(alpha)-methyltransferase — protein MTLSLSNHLAEDSAYLALRRDVFDGLQRSPKSLPPKWFYDSIGSELFDQITRLPEYYPTRAEAGILRRRAAEIAADSRADTLVELGSGTSEKTRLLLNALRDRGLLRRFVPFDVDASVLSAAANAIRGEYQGIEIQAVCGDFEEHLSEIPGGGRRLFVFLGSTIGNLTPEPRAEFLAALAGVMRRGDSLLLGTDLVKDTDRLIRAYDDASGVTARFNRNVLAVINRELDADFEVEAYQHVARWNSAEERIEMWLRSDRRQRVRVGALELTVDFSPGEEMLTEVSCKFRPDGVRAELAAVGLRRTQWWTDHANDFGMSLAHK, from the coding sequence ATGACACTGTCGCTGTCGAACCATCTAGCCGAGGACTCGGCCTACCTTGCATTGCGCCGAGACGTTTTCGACGGCTTGCAGAGGTCGCCGAAATCGTTGCCGCCCAAGTGGTTCTATGATTCGATCGGTAGTGAGCTGTTTGATCAGATCACTCGGTTGCCGGAGTATTACCCGACCCGTGCTGAGGCGGGCATCCTGCGCCGCCGCGCGGCCGAAATCGCGGCCGACAGCAGGGCCGACACCCTGGTCGAACTGGGCAGCGGGACTTCGGAGAAAACGCGGCTGCTGTTGAACGCGTTGCGGGACCGCGGACTGCTGCGCAGATTCGTGCCGTTCGACGTTGACGCCAGCGTGCTATCTGCGGCGGCGAACGCCATCCGAGGTGAATATCAGGGAATCGAGATCCAAGCGGTCTGTGGCGATTTCGAGGAGCACCTGTCCGAAATCCCTGGCGGAGGCCGACGGCTGTTCGTGTTTCTGGGATCGACGATCGGCAACCTCACACCGGAGCCGCGGGCGGAATTCCTCGCCGCGTTGGCCGGGGTGATGAGGCGGGGCGACAGCCTCCTGCTGGGCACCGACCTGGTCAAAGACACTGATCGCTTGATTCGCGCCTACGACGATGCCTCAGGGGTAACCGCACGGTTCAACCGAAACGTGCTCGCGGTGATCAACCGCGAACTCGACGCGGATTTCGAGGTGGAGGCCTACCAGCACGTCGCCCGGTGGAACAGTGCGGAGGAACGGATCGAGATGTGGTTGCGGTCCGATCGCCGGCAGCGAGTGCGAGTGGGTGCCTTGGAGTTGACCGTCGACTTCAGTCCCGGTGAGGAGATGCTCACCGAAGTATCGTGCAAGTTTCGGCCAGATGGGGTCCGCGCTGAACTGGCCGCGGTGGGCTTGCGTCGCACCCAGTGGTGGACCGACCACGCCAATGACTTCGGCATGTCACTGGCCCACAAGTGA
- the egtC gene encoding ergothioneine biosynthesis protein EgtC, producing MCRHLGWLGGQVTLSSLVLDPPYGLRVQSYAPRRQKHCLLNADGWGVGFFDSASQDGTPRRWRSPAPLWGDTSFDSVAPALRSNCVVAAVRSATVGMPIDVSATAPFTDGRWLLSHNGIVDRAVLPLSAKAESVCDSAILAAMIFERGLDALGDTIQEIGAADPKARLNILAANGSRLLATTWHDTLSILRRPDGVVLASEPYDNDSDWEDVPDHHLVEVTADRVTLTALDATEGP from the coding sequence ATGTGTCGTCATCTGGGTTGGCTCGGCGGGCAGGTCACGTTGTCCTCGTTGGTGTTGGATCCGCCGTACGGGCTGCGGGTGCAGTCCTATGCGCCGCGCCGGCAAAAGCATTGCCTGCTGAACGCCGATGGTTGGGGCGTTGGCTTTTTCGATAGCGCTTCGCAGGACGGTACCCCCCGGCGCTGGCGTAGTCCGGCCCCGCTGTGGGGGGACACCTCGTTCGATTCGGTCGCACCCGCGCTGCGCAGCAATTGTGTGGTTGCCGCGGTGCGCTCGGCAACCGTGGGCATGCCGATTGACGTCAGCGCGACAGCACCGTTCACCGACGGCCGGTGGCTGTTGTCGCACAACGGGATCGTTGACCGAGCCGTGTTGCCTCTCAGCGCGAAGGCCGAATCGGTCTGTGACAGCGCCATACTCGCGGCGATGATTTTCGAACGCGGGCTGGACGCACTTGGTGACACAATCCAAGAGATCGGCGCGGCTGACCCGAAGGCCCGGCTGAATATATTAGCCGCCAACGGGTCTCGTTTGCTGGCCACGACCTGGCACGACACTCTGTCCATTCTGCGCCGGCCCGATGGGGTGGTGCTGGCCAGCGAACCTTATGACAACGACTCCGATTGGGAAGACGTGCCAGATCATCACCTGGTGGAGGTCACCGCGGATCGGGTCACGTTGACAGCATTGGATGCAACGGAGGGGCCTTGA
- the egtB gene encoding ergothioneine biosynthesis protein EgtB, which yields MTSRERLAGDLERARTRTLRLVDFDDAELCRQYDPLMSPLVWDLAHIGQQEELWLLRGGNPDRPGMLPAAIERLYDAFEHSRASRVDLPLLSPQQARSFCRTVRSAALDALDALPDDRPDDPASFAFGLVLSHEYQHTETMLQALNLRTGAPLLGEPARLPPGRPGVAGTSVLVPGGPFVLGVDGASEPYSLDNERPAHVVDVPAFRIGRVPVTNGEWQHFIDDGGYAEPRFWSARGWQHRQRADLTAPRFWNSDTAHTRFGYVEDIRADEPVQHVSYFEAEAYAAWAGARLPTEIEWEKACAWDPATNSRRRFPWGNEEPSDGHANLGAAALRPAPAGAYPAGASAYGAEQLLGDVWEWTSSALHPWPGFVPMIYERYSQPFFDGDYRVLRGGSWAVDPAILRPSFRNWDHPYRRQIFSGVRLAWSIEDPA from the coding sequence GTGACCTCACGGGAAAGACTGGCCGGCGACCTGGAACGGGCCCGGACGCGTACGCTGCGGCTGGTCGATTTCGATGACGCCGAGCTGTGTCGGCAGTACGACCCGTTGATGAGCCCGCTGGTGTGGGATTTGGCACATATCGGTCAGCAGGAGGAGTTGTGGCTGCTGCGCGGCGGTAACCCGGATCGGCCCGGGATGTTGCCGGCGGCCATCGAGAGACTCTACGACGCATTCGAGCACTCGCGCGCCAGCCGTGTCGATCTCCCGCTATTGTCCCCGCAGCAGGCGCGATCGTTTTGCCGCACGGTTCGGTCGGCCGCGCTGGATGCCCTCGATGCGCTGCCCGACGATCGTCCCGACGACCCGGCCAGTTTCGCGTTCGGGCTGGTGCTCAGCCACGAGTATCAGCACACCGAAACCATGCTGCAGGCGTTGAATCTGCGCACCGGCGCGCCCCTTCTGGGCGAGCCTGCCCGGCTGCCTCCGGGTCGGCCGGGGGTGGCAGGAACGTCGGTGCTTGTCCCGGGCGGCCCCTTTGTGCTGGGGGTGGACGGCGCCAGCGAGCCTTACTCGTTGGACAACGAGCGCCCGGCGCACGTCGTCGACGTGCCGGCGTTTCGGATCGGGCGGGTTCCGGTGACCAACGGTGAATGGCAACACTTCATCGACGATGGTGGCTATGCGGAACCTCGGTTCTGGTCCGCCCGTGGCTGGCAGCATCGGCAGCGCGCCGATCTGACCGCGCCACGCTTCTGGAATTCCGATACCGCGCACACCAGATTCGGCTACGTGGAAGACATTCGGGCCGATGAGCCGGTGCAACATGTCTCCTACTTCGAAGCGGAGGCGTACGCGGCATGGGCCGGCGCCCGCCTCCCCACCGAAATCGAGTGGGAGAAGGCCTGCGCGTGGGATCCGGCGACGAACTCGCGCCGCCGATTCCCGTGGGGTAACGAGGAGCCGTCGGATGGGCACGCCAACCTGGGGGCGGCGGCGCTGCGCCCAGCTCCCGCCGGTGCCTACCCGGCTGGCGCTTCGGCGTACGGGGCCGAGCAGCTGCTCGGTGATGTCTGGGAGTGGACCTCCTCTGCCCTGCATCCCTGGCCGGGTTTCGTTCCGATGATCTATGAGCGCTACTCCCAGCCGTTTTTCGACGGCGACTATCGGGTGCTGCGCGGTGGCTCGTGGGCGGTCGATCCGGCGATCCTGCGGCCCAGTTTCCGCAACTGGGATCACCCGTACCGTCGCCAGATCTTCAGTGGGGTTCGGCTGGCGTGGTCGATCGAGGATCCGGCCTGA
- the egtA gene encoding ergothioneine biosynthesis glutamate--cysteine ligase EgtA: MTFAPSTAAASQLNNARTAAIEIAGSEVAAGYIADGCLTDGPLGRVGLEIEAHCYDPSDPLRRPSWDEISGVLQLLGPLPGGSAVSVEPGGAVELSGPPCDGIAAAIDAMARDQTVLRSTFADAELGLVFLGADPIRPTMRINPGARYRAMEQFFTASQNGMAGAAMMTSTASIQVNVDAGPQAGWVARVRLAHALGPTMIAIAANSPMLEGSFSGWRCTRQRVWGQMDDARCGPILGASAEDPVTDWARYALKAPVMLVHNPDAVAVTHHVPFMDWADGRVLLGDRRPTIADLDYHLTTLFPPVRPRQWLEIRYLDSVPDAFWPAVVFTLVTLLDDPAAADMAAEIVEPVATEWDAAARDGLADPRLHAAANRCLAVAAERAPADLVPTMQALMSNVERGRCPGDDFGDLVIEHGIAPTVARLARGEL; encoded by the coding sequence ATGACGTTCGCCCCCAGTACTGCGGCGGCGTCGCAGCTGAATAACGCCCGCACGGCAGCCATCGAGATCGCCGGCTCGGAGGTTGCCGCCGGATATATCGCAGACGGCTGCCTCACCGACGGACCGTTGGGCCGGGTTGGTCTGGAGATCGAAGCGCATTGCTACGACCCGTCGGATCCTCTTCGCCGGCCGAGTTGGGACGAGATCAGCGGTGTTCTGCAGTTGCTGGGCCCGCTGCCCGGCGGGAGCGCGGTCAGTGTGGAGCCTGGTGGCGCGGTGGAACTGTCCGGCCCGCCGTGCGATGGGATCGCGGCCGCCATCGACGCGATGGCCCGCGATCAGACCGTGCTGCGGTCCACGTTCGCCGACGCCGAGCTGGGCTTGGTCTTTCTCGGCGCCGACCCGATACGACCGACCATGCGGATCAACCCGGGCGCGCGTTATCGAGCCATGGAACAGTTCTTCACCGCCAGCCAGAACGGGATGGCCGGCGCGGCGATGATGACGTCGACCGCCTCGATACAGGTCAATGTCGACGCCGGGCCGCAGGCGGGCTGGGTGGCCCGGGTACGACTGGCGCACGCCCTGGGGCCCACGATGATTGCCATCGCCGCCAATTCCCCAATGTTGGAGGGCAGCTTCTCCGGGTGGCGGTGCACCCGGCAGCGGGTCTGGGGACAGATGGATGACGCTCGGTGTGGGCCAATCCTGGGGGCCAGTGCTGAGGACCCCGTCACCGATTGGGCGCGCTACGCGCTGAAAGCCCCGGTAATGCTGGTGCACAATCCGGACGCGGTGGCGGTTACCCACCACGTGCCTTTCATGGATTGGGCGGACGGTCGGGTCCTGCTGGGCGATCGGCGCCCGACCATCGCCGATCTCGATTACCACCTCACCACGCTGTTCCCGCCGGTGCGCCCCCGGCAGTGGCTGGAAATTCGGTACCTGGACAGCGTCCCCGATGCATTCTGGCCCGCCGTGGTGTTCACGCTGGTGACGTTGCTCGATGACCCGGCCGCGGCGGATATGGCGGCCGAGATCGTCGAGCCGGTCGCCACCGAGTGGGACGCGGCCGCGCGCGACGGTCTCGCCGATCCCAGGCTGCATGCGGCGGCCAACCGATGTCTGGCCGTCGCTGCCGAACGAGCACCGGCCGATTTGGTTCCCACGATGCAGGCATTGATGTCCAACGTGGAGCGGGGTCGCTGTCCCGGCGACGACTTCGGCGACCTGGTGATCGAGCACGGTATCGCGCCGACGGTGGCGCGGTTGGCACGAGGGGAATTGTGA
- a CDS encoding sensor domain-containing protein — protein sequence MRVAVAAVSLGLGIAGPLAAPAAEAHPSEPGVVSYAVLGKGSVGNIVGAPMGWESVFTQPFQAYSVDLPACNNWADIGLPEVYDDPDLASFNGATTQTSATDQTHYVKQAVGVFATNDAADRAFHRLVDRTVGCSGQTTAMHLENGTTQVWSFDGGPPGARDAAWTKQEAGTDRRCFNQTRLRENVLLQAKVCQSGNGGPAVNVLVGAMENTLGQ from the coding sequence ATGCGGGTCGCCGTTGCGGCGGTGAGCCTCGGGCTGGGCATCGCCGGTCCGTTGGCGGCCCCCGCTGCGGAGGCGCATCCGTCGGAGCCGGGGGTGGTGTCCTACGCGGTCCTCGGCAAGGGGTCGGTCGGAAATATCGTCGGCGCGCCGATGGGTTGGGAGTCGGTGTTCACCCAGCCGTTCCAGGCATACTCGGTCGACCTTCCGGCCTGCAACAACTGGGCCGACATCGGGCTACCCGAGGTGTACGACGACCCCGATCTGGCCTCGTTCAACGGCGCCACCACGCAGACCTCTGCCACCGACCAAACGCACTACGTCAAGCAGGCGGTCGGGGTGTTCGCGACCAACGACGCCGCGGATCGGGCCTTCCATCGATTGGTTGACCGCACCGTGGGTTGCTCGGGACAGACCACCGCGATGCATTTGGAAAACGGAACCACGCAGGTATGGTCATTCGACGGCGGTCCACCCGGCGCACGTGATGCTGCGTGGACCAAGCAGGAAGCGGGCACCGATCGGCGGTGTTTCAATCAAACCCGGCTGCGTGAAAATGTGTTGCTGCAGGCCAAGGTCTGCCAGTCTGGCAACGGCGGCCCCGCCGTTAATGTGCTGGTTGGCGCGATGGAGAACACGCTCGGCCAGTAA